The Maniola hyperantus chromosome 2, iAphHyp1.2, whole genome shotgun sequence genome includes a region encoding these proteins:
- the mRF1 gene encoding peptide chain release factor 1, translating into MSLPRFTFFRSLYKLENLALRRYSAQNSINLSDPAVQTYLNRLMLEHANLETKPRRNFEEARRLQEIKPIVLALEQRIALFDSIDSLKELNKRDGQDEEIKQMIKEEAHIYLKRMKEVDSELQSILLEPVLTKGGVLVEVTTGAGGQEAMLFARELFEMYQSYCGYKDWEVDIASVEKSDLGGIRKASFLVNGLGAPELMRMEAGVHRVQRIPVTEKGGRIHTSTVSVAVLPQPSDVELNIPERELSIETKRASGAGGQHVNTTDSAVRITHIPTGTAVECQEGRSQIKNKQIALQKLRTLLLQKQEEEQSSKINSERKSQIGQGNRNEKIRTYNYPQDRVTEHREGGGTTHSLKTFMQGSEPLEQLQESLLRQQRYQAIMTEVNDFIARYKAETSGKS; encoded by the exons atgTCTTTACCAAGATTTACATTTTTCCGATCGTTGTACAAGTTAGAAAATTTGGCTCTCCGTCGATATTCGGCGCAAAATTCAATCAATTTATCAGATCCGGCTGTGCAAACTTATCTTAATCGTTTGATGCTAGAACATGCCAATTTAGAAACTAAACCACGCCGGAATTTTGAAGAAGCGAGGCGACTTCAGGAAATAAAACCTATAGTACTTGCCCTGGAGCAACGTATAGCTCTTTTCGACAGCATAGACTCTCTGAAAGAGTTGAATAAGCGCGACGGACAAGATGAAGAAATAAAGCAAATGATCAAGGAGGAGgcacatatttatttaaaacgaaTGAAAGAAGTGGATAGTGAACTGCAGTCAATACTCCTTGAGCCAGTTTTGACCAAAGGTGGTGTACTAGTTGAGGTAACAACTGGAGCGGGCGGACAGGAGGCTATGCTCTTTGCAAGGGAGCTTTTTGAAATGTACCAGTCATATTGTGGATATAAAGATTGGGAGGTTGATATTGCATCTGTAGAGAAATCTGATCTTGGAGGAATAAGGAAGGCTTCTTTTCTGGTGAATGGACTAG GTGCCCCTGAACTAATGAGAATGGAAGCTGGAGTTCACCGTGTTCAAAGAATCCCTGTCACAGAGAAGGGTGGCCGCATTCACACCAGCACAGTCTCTGTGGCCGTCCTACCCCAGCCCTCCGATGTAGAGCTGAATATACCAGAGCGAGAACTGAGCATTGAAACTAAGAGAGCCAGTGGTGCTGGGGGCCAGCATGTGAACACTACGGACAGTGCTGTGCGCATCACCCATATTCCTACAG GTACAGCGGTAGAATGTCAGGAGGGTAGATcacaaattaaaaacaaacagaTTGCTCTGCAGAAGTTACGCACACTCTTGCTACAGAAACAAGAGGAGGAGCAGTCATCTAAAATTAACAGTGAAAGGAAATCACAG ATCGGTCAGGGTAATAGAAATGAAAAGATAAGAACATACAACTACCCGCAGGACAGAGTAACTGAACACAGAGAAGGAGGTGGTACTACACACAGTTTAAAGACCTTCATGCAAGGAAGTGAACCGCTTGAGCAACTGCAAGAGTCTCTACTGAGGCAGCAGAGATACCAGGCTATTATGACCGAGGTTAATGATTTTATTGCCAGGTACAAAGCTGAGACTAGTGGAAAAAGTTAA